One window of the Suricata suricatta isolate VVHF042 chromosome 7, meerkat_22Aug2017_6uvM2_HiC, whole genome shotgun sequence genome contains the following:
- the ADGRF5 gene encoding adhesion G protein-coupled receptor F5 isoform X3 produces MKSPRRTTLCCMIIVIYFSQATPNLNLESIVHPLILHEHELAGKEPLRQKRAVTSSSAAPGEYTVDVEISFENASFLEPIIAYLNSLSFPIQWNSTDPATTILSTEVTTVCRPTENEIWCSCETGYRWPQERCLHNLTCQEHDGPSAGHRCSCLKGLPPKGPFCQLQGADVTLRMSVRLNVGFQEDLKNSSSALYRSYKTDLETAFWKGYSILPGFKMVTVTGFRPGSVVVAYEVKTAAPSPELMRKANDQVMQNLNQTYKMDYNSFQGVTSNETKFTIVPEITFEGDTVTLMCETDILSSNVSWHHIERHSDIQNSSRFSVYTFVLNNMTSISRLTIYNVTKEDSGEYICKLTVDIFEYESRKKMDVISIGILATEEMKVTCNNNPVSLNCCSEINANWSMIEWKQEGKINIPGNPETDIDSGCSRYTLKADGTQCPSRLGGMKVIYVCEFITEHGARGSKKIEVTFTSVGDNSSHTGEVHELLRHVMEMSTVQSTTRNSLETSKTQEQQANITITPDPISVSEGQNFSIKCISDVSNYDEVYWNTSAGIKIYPKFYTTKRYADAAESVLTVKAVTREWNGTYHCIFRYKNSYSVATKDVTVYPLPLEPNIMVDPLEATVPCKGSHHFKCCVEEDENYKVTFRMDSLSFLAEKEVNGKQVCYKYNFMASSVSWCPKKLDIFCHFTNAANNSVQSPSMKLNLVPGEKIMCQDPIIGVGEPGKVIQKLCQFSNVPSSPGGPTGGIITYKCVGSQWKVKKNGCISAPINSLLQMAKALIKSPSQDEKLPTYLKNLSISTGKVKHEVSAFPGSLGAIINILDLLSTVPTQVNSEMMMHVLSTVNTILSKPVLSAWKVVQQQQTNQSSQLLDSVERFSRALRPEDNTLLSINQTNVQMRSMVIKPGHPKAYKQSFVFADSDLWGNVAIENCQLGNLQRDSSIVTVAFPTLKTILAQDVQGKNFANSLVMTTTVSHNITMPFSISMTFKNTNPSGAIPRCVFWNFNLANHTGGWDTSGCYVNKVDEDSVSCICDHLTSFSILMSPDSPYPGSLLEILLDIISYIGLCFSILSLAACLIVEAVVWKSVTKNRTSSMRHICIVNIAASLLLADVWFIVAAAIHNHHHPLSEAACVAATFFIHFFYLSVFFWMLTLGLMLFYRLVFILHDTSKSIQKAIAFSLGYGCPLVISVITVGATQPQEVYTRKNACWLNWEDTKALLAFVIPALIIVVVNMTITVVVISKILRPSIGDKPSKQEKSSLFQISKSIGVLTPLLGLTWGFGLATVFQGSNAVFHIIFTLLNAFQGLFILLFGCLWDQKVQEALLKKFSLSRWSSQHSKSTSLGSSTPVFSMSSPISRRFNNLFGKTAAPQGPPSSDGNLVSSGSSPI; encoded by the exons TCACCTCAAGCAGTGCTGCACCTGGAGAGTACACCGTTGATGTTGAGATCAGTTTTGAAAATGCCTCCTTCCTGGAGCCTATCATAGCTTACTTGAACAGCCTGAGTTTCCCAATTCAATGGAACAGCACTGATCCAGCCACCACCATTTTAAGCACTGAGGTGACAACAG TCTGCAGACCTACTGAAAATGAAATCTGGTGCTCCTGTGAGACAGGCTATAGGTGGCCTCAGGAAAGATGTCTCCACAATCTCACTTGTCAAGAGCATGACGGTCCCTCTGCAGGGCATCGCTGCAGTTGCCTTAAAGGACTCCCTCCCAAGGGACCTTTTTGCCAGCTCCAGGGAG CAGATGTGACACTAAGAATGTCAGTCAGACTCAATGTGGGTTTTCAAGAAGACCTCAAGaactcttcctctgctctctaTAGGTCCTATAAGACTGACTTGGAAACAGCG TTCTGGAAGGGTTACAGTATTTTACCAGGCTTCAAAATGGTGACTGTGACAGGATTCAG GCCTGGAAGTGTGGTTGTGGCATATGAGGTGAAGACTGCAGCACCATCACCTGAATTAATGCGTAAAGCAAATGATCAAGTAATGCAGAACCTTAATCAAACCTACAAAATGGACTACAATTCCTTTCAAGGAGTCACTAGCA ATGAAACTAAGTTCACCATTGTACCAGAAATCACTTTTGAAGGAGATACGGTAACGCTGATGTGTGAGACCGACATTTTGTCCTCTAATGTGTCCTGGCACCACATTGAAAGGCACTCTGACATCCAGAACAGCAGCAGATTCTCCGTCTACACCTTCGTGCTCAACAACATGACCTCAATATCGCGCCTCACCATTTACAACGTCACTAAGGAGGACTCAG GTGAATATATTTGCAAGCTGACAGTAGATATTTTTGAATATGagtccagaaaaaaaatggatgttaTATCCATCGGAATTTTGGCAACTGAAGAAATGAAGGTGACGTGCAATAACAACCCTGTATCTTTGAACTGCTGCAGTGAGATTAATGCTAATTGGAGCATGATAGAATGGAAGCAGGAGGGGAAAATAAATATTCCAG GAAACCCTGAAACAGACATAGATTCTGGCTGCAGCAGATACACCCTCAAGGCCGACGGGACGCAGTGTCCAAGCAGACTGGGTGGAATGAAGGTCATCTATGTGTGTGAGTTCATCACCGAGCATGGAGCCAGAGGCAGTAAGAAGATAGAAGTGACATTCACCTCCGTGG GAGATAATTCCAGCCACACTGGGGAAGTGCACGAGCTCCTAAGGCATGTGATGGAAATGAGTACAGTTCAGAGCACCACCCGGAACAGCCTAGAAACCAGTAAAACCCAGGAGCAGCAAG CCAACATAACAATAACCCCGGACCCAATTTCTGTTTCTGAGGGACAAAACTTTTCCATAAAGTGCATCAGTGATGTGAGTAACTATGATGAGGTATACTGGAACACTtctgctggaattaaaatatacCCAAAGTTTTATACCACGAAGAGGTATGCTGATGCAGCAGAGTCAGTACTCACAGTGAAGGCCGTGACCCGGGAGTGGAATG GAACCTATCATTGCATATTTAGATATAAGAACTCATACAGTGTCGCAACGAAAGACGTGACTGTTTACCCGCTGCCTTTAGAGCCAAACATCATGGTTGATCCCTTGGAAGCCACAGTCCCATGCAAAGGTTCCCATCACTTCAAGTGCTGTGTTGAGGAGGATGAAAACTACAAAGTCACTTTCCGAATGGATTCGCTGTCCTTTCTTGCAG AAAAAGAAGTCAATGGAAAGCAAGTGTGCTACAAATACAATTTCATGGCGAGCTCAGTTTCCTGGTGTCCAAAAAAGCTTGACATATTTTGTCACTTTACCAATGCTGCCAATAATTCAGTCCAGAGCCCTTCTATGAAGCTTAACCTGGTTCCTG GAGAGAAGATCATGTGCCAAGATCCCATAATAGgtgttggggagcctgggaaaGTCATTCAGAAACTGTGCCAGTTCTCAAATGTTCCCAGCAGCCCTGGAGGTCCCACTGGCGGGATCATCACATACAAATGTGTAGGCTCCCAGTGGAAGGTGAAGAAGAATGGCTGCATCTCTGCCCCAATAAATAGTCTGCTCCAGATGGCCAAG GCTTTGATCAAGAGCCCTTCTCAGGATGAGAAGCTCCCGACATACCTGAAGAATCTTTCTATCAGCACCGGCAAGGTGAAACATGAAGTCAGCGCATTtcctgggagcctgggggccATCATTAACATCCTTGATTTGCTCTCAACAGTTCCAACCCAAGTGAATTCAGAAATGATGATG CACGTTCTCTCTACGGTTAACACCATTCTCAGCAAGCCTGTCTTGAGTGCCTGGAAGGTGGTTCAACAGCAACAGACCAACCAGAGCTCCCAGCTACTGGATTCAGTGGAAAGATTTTCCCGAGCATTACGGCCAGAAGATAACACCCTTTTGTCCATCAACCAAACTAATGTGCAGATGAGGAGCATGGTAATAAAACCTGGCCATCCAAAAGCCTACAAACAGAGCTTTGTTTTCGCAGACTCAGACCTGTGGGGCAATGTGGCCATTGAAAACTGCCAATTGGGAAACTTGCAACGAGATTCATCTATTGTCACTGTGGCTTTTCCAACTCTCAAAACCATCCTCGCCCAGGATGTTCAAGGAAAGAATTTTGCAAACAGCTTAGTGATGACAACCACCGTCAGCCACAACATAACCATGCCATTCAGCATTTCGATGACTTTTAAGAACACCAACCCTTCAGGTGCAATACCACGATGTGTCTTCTGGAATTTCAACCTCGCCAACCACACAGGGGGGTGGGATACTAGCGGGTGTTATGTGAACAAAGTCGATGAGGACAGTGTTTCCTGCATCTGTGACCACCTAACATCATTCTCCATCCTCATGTCCCCCGACTCTCCATACCCTGGTTCTCTCCTGGAAATACTACTGGATATCATTTCCTACATTGGGTTGTGCTTTTCCATATTGAGCCTGGCCGCCTGTCTGATCGTAGAAGCTGTGGTGTGGAAATCAGTGACCAAGAATCGGACTTCCTCTATGCGCCACATCTGCATAGTGAACATTGCCGCCTCCCTTCTGCTTGCCGACGTCTGGTTCATCGTGGCTGCTGCCATTCATAATCATCATCACCCACTCAGTGAGGCAGCCTGTGTGGCCGCCACCTTCTTCATCCACTTCTTCTACCTCAGTGTCTTTTTCTGGATGCTGACTCTGGGCCTCATGCTCTTCTACCGCCTGGTTTTCATCTTGCATGACACAAGCAAGTCCATTCAGAAGGCTATTGCATTTTCTCTTGGCTATGGCTGCCCTCTTGTCATTTCAGTCATCACGGTGGGGGCCACCCAGCCCCAAGAAGTCTACACAAGGAAGAATGCCTGCTGGCTCAACTGGGAGGATACCAAGGCCCTGCTGGCCTTCGTCATTCCAGCACTGATCATCGTGGTGGTGAACATGACCATCACGGTTGTGGTCATTTCCAAGATTCTGAGACCTTCCATTGGAGATAAGCCAAGCAAGCAGGAGAAGAGTAGTCTGTTTCAGATCAGCAAGAGCATCGGGGTCCTCACGCCACTCTTGGGGCTCACCTGGGGTTTTGGTCTTGCCACTGTGTTCCAAGGAAGCAATGCTGTGTTCCATATTATATTTACTCTCCTCAATGCCTTTCAG